A stretch of DNA from Thermus sp. LT1-2-5:
CAGTCCTATCTGATCCAGGATGCTGGCCACCAGGCCCAGGTGGCCCAGGTCGTACACCTGTAGGTTGGGTGTGGTTTCCATCCCAAAATCCTAAGGCCAAGGGAGAGGGGTGCGGAATGTCGGGTAAGTACGGACCTATCTTGGATTTCACCCCTGCGGATTACGACTGGATCATGGACACCAACATGCGAACCAGTTTTCTCGTTACCCGGGCCTTTCTACCCCCTCTCCTGCAAAAGGGATCCGGGGACCTGGTCTTCATAGCCTCCGTGGCGGGCCTCAGAGGCTTGCCCCAGGAGGCTGTTTACTGTGCCAGCAAGTTCGCCCAGGTGGGCTTCGCCCAGGCCCTTGACCACGAGCTTAGGCCCAAGGGCATTCGGGTAAGCGTAGTGGCTCCCGGCGGGGTGAACACCGAGTTTGCTTGGGGTACCGGGAGAACCCCAGGAGACCCCCGCCTAAACGCCTTCCTGCGCCCGGAGGAAGTGGCGGAGGCGGTGATTTTCGCCCTGAGCCAGCCCCCGCATGCCCGTGTCTTCCTTATCGGATTGAGACCTATGGTGGAGCCCCTCTAAGTTGTTTGCTTATTTTGGTTCTTGGTCTTCAGACACTGGGGTACATATTTCTGGAGACTACTTTTCGATGCATTTGCCGTTTCTTGGGCAGAGGCGATGTGGATCTTGACGTCTAGTAAAGCTCCCTTGAGCGCTTCCCGCACCATTACTGGTCCATCCCCACGCGTGTGGGGACTACGTGGCCGCATATCGGCTACCACTACCTGGTCTAGGTCCATCCCCACGCGTGTGGGGACTACGCTAAGGGTGCATTCCACCTCAACACGGGGTTCGGTCCATCCCCACGCGTGTGGGGACTACCCTTGGGCACACCAAGGCGATGTACATCGGCCGGTCCATCCCCACGCGTGTGGGGACTACGGCTAGGATAGCGGCTATGGCCGAGGAAATCACGGTCCATCCCCACGCGTGTGGGGACTACGGCATACGCCTGTTCCCACGGGCCAACTAACGCGGTCCATCCCCACGCGTGTGGGGACTACGTACACGGGAGGTGCGACGTGGTTAGGTTAGACGGTCCATCCCCACGCGTGTGGGGACTACGGGGCGTTATACACGATGGCCGCCGTGGGCAACGGTCCATCCCCACGCGTGTGGGGACTACTTTCCGGTTTGCGGGGCGCTTGCCCCGCGCTCGGTCCATCCCCACGCGTGTGGGGACTACCCCATCAAGCGCTTGCGGGGCATATACGCCGCAGGTCCATCCCCACGCGTGTGGGGACTACATAGTACCCGGAAACCACGATTACCAAAGGGCCGGTCCATCCCCACGCGTGTGGGGACTACAATGGCAAAGGCGGCGGTGGCCAGGGGCAAACGGTCCATCCCCACGCGTGTGGGGACTACTGAATGGGCATCATGAGGCGAATGTACGGGTTCGGTCCATCCCCACGCGTGTGGGGACTACCGTACCCCTCCTTCTTGACCATCCTAACCTCCGGTCCATCCCCACGCGTGTGGGGACTACTGGAAGCGCACCCCGGGGAGGCCACGCCTGAGCGGTCCATCCCCACGCGTGTGGGGACTACACTTGACCAGGACGCTAAAAACCCCGCCTGACCCCCCTCTAAGTATCTAAAAGGGAGCTATTCCGGAGTTTGCTTGTCAAGATCCCCGCGCAAGCCTTTGCTGAGGCGTTCTAGCTTTTGCGCTTTGCGTAGTGCCTCGGCGTTGCGCACCGTCACGAAAAGTATACTATCAAAACCCCACAGGTGCTGGTCCACGTACCCGCGAAGCAGTTTTGGCCGATATTCCCCATACGTCCGCTCTCTACCTGTCGCGGGATCAGCGAGGTTTCTAGGTACCCTACCCCAGGAGTCGGTTTCCCCGGAGCCTCAAATGCCTTGACTGACCA
This window harbors:
- a CDS encoding SDR family oxidoreductase — its product is MSGKYGPILDFTPADYDWIMDTNMRTSFLVTRAFLPPLLQKGSGDLVFIASVAGLRGLPQEAVYCASKFAQVGFAQALDHELRPKGIRVSVVAPGGVNTEFAWGTGRTPGDPRLNAFLRPEEVAEAVIFALSQPPHARVFLIGLRPMVEPL